Proteins found in one Rhodobacteraceae bacterium D3-12 genomic segment:
- a CDS encoding FAD-binding oxidoreductase, whose translation MNLLFSNDKRGQHAPSWYAATAHDAPSHPILKGKERTDVAVIGGGFTGLSAALHLAEAGFDVTLLDAHRVGFGASGRNGGQLGSGQRQEQTEIERLMGLDDARHLWTLAEEAKDLVKSLIARHNIDCALKPGVAHACFSKSEAAHEHRYGEHLQTAYKYDQIAPLDAAQMQAICPSPRYQGGTLDMGAGHLHPLNYALGLATAAVKAGVKIYERSHVHTIDEGAPHVIRTDAGQLHATHVILAANGYLGGLNRKVAARVMPINNFIAATEPLGEDAARVLTQDIAVADSKFVVNYFRLSADKRLLFGGGESYGYRFPDIDRTVRKPMVEIFPHLKDIGFDYTWGGTLAITLRRLPYLARVGKNILSASGYSGHGVGTATHAGMLMAKAIEGDASGFDTMARIPTRPFPGGPSLRTPLLALAMTWYATRDRLGI comes from the coding sequence ATGAACCTTCTGTTTTCAAACGATAAACGCGGCCAACACGCGCCCAGCTGGTATGCGGCGACGGCGCATGACGCCCCGTCTCACCCCATACTCAAGGGCAAGGAACGCACCGATGTCGCGGTGATCGGCGGCGGCTTTACCGGCCTCTCCGCCGCGCTCCATCTGGCCGAAGCGGGCTTTGATGTGACCTTGCTCGACGCGCATCGCGTCGGTTTCGGTGCGTCTGGTCGCAACGGCGGTCAACTCGGCAGCGGTCAGCGACAGGAGCAAACCGAGATTGAGCGCCTGATGGGCCTTGATGATGCCCGCCACCTCTGGACCCTCGCAGAAGAGGCCAAAGACCTCGTCAAGTCATTGATTGCGCGGCACAATATCGATTGCGCCCTCAAGCCCGGCGTGGCCCATGCCTGTTTCTCCAAAAGCGAGGCGGCCCATGAGCACCGCTATGGCGAACACCTTCAAACCGCTTACAAATATGATCAAATCGCCCCACTTGACGCCGCACAAATGCAGGCGATCTGCCCCTCGCCGCGCTATCAAGGGGGCACGCTCGACATGGGCGCGGGCCATTTGCATCCGCTGAACTACGCGCTCGGCCTCGCCACCGCCGCCGTCAAAGCAGGCGTCAAAATCTACGAACGCAGCCACGTGCATACTATTGACGAAGGTGCGCCCCACGTGATCCGCACCGACGCCGGGCAACTTCACGCAACGCATGTGATCCTTGCTGCCAACGGCTATCTCGGTGGGCTCAACCGCAAGGTCGCGGCGCGCGTTATGCCGATCAACAACTTTATCGCCGCCACAGAACCCCTCGGCGAAGATGCCGCACGCGTTCTCACGCAGGATATTGCCGTTGCGGACAGCAAATTCGTGGTCAACTACTTCCGGCTCTCCGCCGACAAGCGCCTGCTCTTTGGTGGCGGCGAAAGCTATGGCTACCGCTTTCCCGATATCGACCGCACCGTGCGCAAGCCGATGGTGGAAATCTTCCCGCATCTCAAAGACATAGGCTTTGACTACACATGGGGCGGCACCCTCGCGATTACCCTGCGCCGCCTGCCTTACCTCGCGCGCGTGGGCAAGAATATTCTGTCCGCTTCGGGCTATTCCGGACATGGCGTCGGCACCGCCACCCATGCGGGCATGCTCATGGCCAAAGCGATTGAGGGCGACGCGTCTGGGTTTGACACAATGGCCCGCATCCCAACGCGACCTTTCCCCGGTGGCCCGTCCCTGCGCACGCCGCTTCTGGCGCTCGCCATGACATGGTATGCCACGCGGGACCGGCTAGGGATCTAG